In a single window of the Nicotiana tomentosiformis chromosome 8, ASM39032v3, whole genome shotgun sequence genome:
- the LOC104100317 gene encoding glycosyl hydrolase 5 family protein-like codes for MTKLAIIFIFLFSFATLCHSFPLSTSSRWIVDEETGQRVKLVCGNWAAHLQTMLPEGLDQQPVSQIARHISLMGFNCVRLTWATYMFTRHSNLTVAQSFINNGLNNAMSGLGQNNPQLLGLTVVEAQKAVIEELGRHGVMSVLDNQVGEPMWCCGSNDGNGFWGDKYFEPKEWLKGLDIVANRYKDIPMVIGISLRNELRGPLQNQSVWYEYVEKGAKTIHRANPNLLLIISGLDYDLDFTFLKEKPLNLNMRNKIVFETHRYSFTEGQANWFLTQPLNKVCDTIKEEIMNKSGFLIKGKNAAPLFVSEFGIDQRGTNQADNLFLGCFLSLLAELDLDWAVWALQGNYYTREGQQGMEEMYGMFNSTWNSLRSPEYHAKLQLIQQKLQDPKSKQPMYHLLFHPQSGKCLHAAANNVLYASDCIGASRWSYDGDDTPIRLTGTSLCLTTSREGLPVTLSTDCSEQSTWKFVSNYQLSNHDENGTELCLDFDTYYSSSKVLVRKCIGLDEKSNDNPQTQWFKFVSANV; via the exons ATGACAAAACTAGCCAtaatctttatttttcttttctcttttgcaACTTTGTGCCATTCTTTTCCTCTATCAACAAGCTCTAGATGGATAGTAGATGAAGAAACAGGCCAAAGAGTGAAATTAGTTTGTGGAAATTGGGCTGCCCATTTACAAACTATGTTACCAGAAGGCTTAGATCAGCAGCCCGTTAGTCAAATTGCTAGGCACATATCATTAATGGGCTTTAATTGTGTCCGTTTAACATGGGCTACTTATATGTTTACTCGCCATTCAAATCTGACTGTGGCCCAATCTTTTATTAATAATGGGCTTAATAATGCTATGTCTGGATTGGGCCAGAATAATCCACAACTTTTGGGCCTGACTGTTGTTGAGGCCCAAAAGGCTGTGATTGAGGAATTGGGCCGACATGGTGTGATGTCTGTGCTTGATAATCAAGTTGGTGAGCCCATGTGGTGTTGTGGGAGTAATGATGGAAATGGTTTTTGGGGAGATAAGTATTTTGAACCTAAAGAATGGTTAAAAGGATTGGATATTGTTGCTAATCGATACAAGGATATACCAATG GTTATCGGCATTAGTCTACGTAACGAGCTACGTGGTCCTCTTCAAAACCAAAGTGTATGGTACGAGTATGTTGAGAAGGGTGCAAAAACAATTCATAGGGCTAACCCTAATCTTCTATTAATCATATCAGGATTAGATTATGATCTTGATTTTACCTTCTTAAAGGAAAAACCCTTGAACTTAAACATGAGAAATAAGATTGTATTCGAGACTCATAGGTATTCATTTACTGAGGGACAAGCAAATTGGTTTTTAACTCAGCCACTAAACAAAGTTTGTGATACTATTAAAGAAGAAATTATGAATAAATCAGGGTTTTTGATTAAGGGAAAAAATGCAGCTCCTTTATTTGTTAGTGAATTTGGTATTGACCAAAGGGGAACGAACCAGGCCGACAATTTGTTCTTGGGCTgttttctttcacttttagcaGAATTGGATTTGGATTGGGCCGTTTGGGCATTGCAAGGTAATTATTATACAAGAGAAGGTCAACAAGGAATGGAGGAAATGTATGGGATGTTTAATTCTACATGGAATTCTCTTAGAAGTCCTGAATATCATGCAAAATTACAACTTATTCAACAAAAACTCCAAG atCCAAAATCAAAACAACCAATGTACCACTTATTATTCCATCCACAAAGTGGCAAATGCTTGCATGCTGCAGCCAACAATGTATTATATGCAAGTGATTGCATCGGAGCAAGCCGGTGGAGCTACGACGGCGACGACACGCCGATCCGATTGACCGGAACTTCTCTCTGTCTCACAACATCAAGAGAAGGTTTGCCTGTAACTCTTTCAACAGATTGCAGTGAACAAAGTACATGGAAATTTGTTTCAAATTATCAACTTTCAAATCATGATGAAAATGGCACTGAGTTGTGTTTGGATTTTGATACCTATTATTCTTCCTCTAAAGTTTTGGTTAGAAAATGCATTGGCTTAGATGAGAAGAGCAATGACAATCCTCAAACTCAATGGTTCAAGTTTGTCTCAGCCAATGTTTAG